The genome window CAGGCGAACGGCGTCGAGAAGGTGTGGCTCACCGTCGAGCGGTGGAACCGCGCCGCGGTCTCGCTGTACAAGAAGATCGGCTTCGAGACCTCCGACGCCGAGAGCTTCGAGCTGGAGATGGGGCTGCGGCTCCGCGCGGACGACGGAGACGAGGACGGCGAGGACTGAGGGACCTCGCTCGCCGGAATCTTCAAGCCTTTAGGGGCGGCCCGCGACCGCTCCGGTATGAGCCATCGAATTCTGCTGTTGGGGGCGCCCGGCGCCGGGAAGGGGACGCAGAGCGCGAAGCTGGCCGACGAGTACGGCGTCGAGCACGTCACGACCGGCGACGCGCTCCGCGCGAACAAGGAGATGGAGACGGAGTACGGGACGCCGAAGTCGTTCATGGACGCGGGCGAGCTCGTTCCCGACCCGGTCGTCAACGAGATCGTGAAGGCCGCGCTCGACGACGCCGACGGGTTCGTCCTCGACGGCTACCCGCGCAACATCGAGCAGGCGGAGTACCTCTCGGAGATAACCGACCTCGACGCCGTCATCCTCCTCGACGTCGACGAGGAGGTCCTCGTCGACCGACTCACCGGCCGCCGCGTCTGCGACGACTGCGGCGCGAACTACCACGTCGACTTCCAGCCCCCGGAGGAGCCGGGCGTCTGCGACGAGTGCGGCGGCGAGCTGATCCAGCGCGAGGACGACACCGAGGAGACCGCGCGCGAGCGCCTGGAGGTCTTCTACGAGAACACCGAGCCCGTGGTCGACCACTTCCGCGACGAGGGCGTGCTCGTCGAGGTCGACGGCGAGGCCCCTCCGGACGAGGTCTTCGCCCGGATCCGCGACGTCGTCGAGAGCTAACTCGCGTCGCCGAAAACTGATCCGCGTCGTCGTCGGAGGTCGACTCGCGTCGTCGAGGGACGCCGATCCGAGCGGCGATCCTACAAGGTTCTTAACCGTCGACCGCTAATCGGCCGCTAATGAGCAAAGTCGAACGGCGAGTCCGCTCGCTGGTCCGCGATGACGGCGAGATGCGGGACGCCATTCAAGTCGTCCTCGACAACGCCAGCGGCGGCGAGGTCCGTTGGGTCGACGTTCGCGACGAAATCTCGAGCGGGCAGTGGGGCCGGCTCATCGAGAAGGAGATCCTCGTCGACGGCGAGGAGGGGTTCGCGCTGGCCGACCGCGAGGGGATCGAGGCC of Halorubrum trapanicum contains these proteins:
- a CDS encoding adenylate kinase — its product is MSHRILLLGAPGAGKGTQSAKLADEYGVEHVTTGDALRANKEMETEYGTPKSFMDAGELVPDPVVNEIVKAALDDADGFVLDGYPRNIEQAEYLSEITDLDAVILLDVDEEVLVDRLTGRRVCDDCGANYHVDFQPPEEPGVCDECGGELIQREDDTEETARERLEVFYENTEPVVDHFRDEGVLVEVDGEAPPDEVFARIRDVVES